A region of Malaciobacter marinus DNA encodes the following proteins:
- a CDS encoding FliH/SctL family protein, which yields MANNNVYSTAKVISSEDNVQDYKLGTFLHNNTLDNSAQKEQMQNIATLSEREIPLSVDPLVEEIKNISAQIANLNLKVDTIEQGGVSSRDVDRQVVEAIKDLKHYATFFEQATFQMESKLLKTSVALAQKIISIEVGENSTKIAKETISHLLSKIKTASRVKIHLNPRDYEILRHELKLESFIELTDDINVAPGGVVIASDLGNFDGNIEAKVASMLETLDTVI from the coding sequence ATGGCAAATAATAATGTTTATTCAACAGCAAAAGTTATTAGTAGTGAAGATAATGTTCAAGATTATAAATTAGGGACTTTTTTACATAATAATACATTAGATAATAGTGCTCAAAAAGAGCAAATGCAAAATATTGCAACTTTAAGTGAAAGAGAAATTCCTTTAAGTGTAGATCCACTAGTTGAAGAAATTAAAAATATTTCAGCACAAATTGCAAATTTGAACCTAAAAGTTGATACTATTGAGCAAGGTGGTGTTTCTTCAAGGGATGTTGATAGACAAGTGGTAGAAGCTATAAAAGACTTAAAACATTATGCAACTTTTTTTGAACAAGCAACTTTTCAAATGGAATCAAAACTATTAAAAACATCTGTTGCACTAGCACAAAAAATAATCTCAATTGAAGTTGGAGAAAACTCTACAAAAATTGCAAAAGAGACTATATCTCATCTATTATCAAAAATCAAAACTGCTTCACGAGTTAAAATTCATCTTAATCCAAGGGATTATGAAATACTAAGACATGAATTGAAATTGGAATCTTTTATTGAGTTAACTGATGATATAAATGTTGCTCCTGGTGGAGTTGTAATTGCAAGTGACCTTGGTAATTTTGATGGAAATATAGAAGCAAAAGTTGCTTCAATGCTTGAAACACTTGATACTGTAATTTAA
- the fliG gene encoding flagellar motor switch protein FliG: MSEDIDREVLKGMSMSEKIAHFFVLIGEDATVKIFQHLPKDVVEEISTAITQINSVDKDVSLAILDEFHLYTRTKGFISSGGFDYAKDILYKSLGKGEADDVLAKLSRMKLASQSFAYLDAINPKQLSDFIKDESPQTIAVILSHMEAPRAAEVLMQLEEDIRVKVTMQMATIKDVSPDVVRTISVILEKKLESLLSSIVDVGGVKVVADMLNRVGPKSQEILRNINGVDTSLATKIKENMFVFEDLLNLETEYVMKILQNVDTADVAVAMKNATEEDLEKITSAMSQRASDRFKEEFEMLNKVKIKDIEAAQRKMLDVAQKMIEEGVIDRDMDE, translated from the coding sequence ATGTCAGAAGATATAGATAGAGAAGTATTAAAAGGCATGTCAATGTCTGAAAAGATTGCCCACTTTTTTGTACTTATAGGAGAAGATGCTACTGTTAAAATTTTCCAACATTTACCAAAAGATGTTGTTGAAGAGATATCTACTGCTATTACTCAAATAAATTCTGTTGACAAAGATGTTTCTTTGGCAATATTAGATGAATTTCATCTTTATACTAGAACAAAAGGATTTATTAGTTCTGGTGGATTTGATTATGCAAAAGATATATTATATAAATCTTTAGGAAAAGGTGAAGCTGATGATGTATTAGCAAAACTATCTAGAATGAAACTTGCTTCTCAATCATTTGCTTATTTAGATGCAATAAATCCAAAGCAATTATCTGACTTTATTAAAGATGAATCTCCTCAAACTATCGCAGTTATATTATCACATATGGAAGCTCCAAGAGCAGCAGAAGTTTTGATGCAATTAGAAGAAGATATAAGAGTTAAAGTAACCATGCAAATGGCTACAATCAAAGATGTTTCTCCTGATGTAGTAAGAACAATTTCTGTTATTTTAGAGAAAAAACTAGAGTCTTTATTGTCATCTATTGTTGATGTTGGTGGTGTAAAAGTTGTTGCTGATATGTTAAATAGAGTTGGTCCAAAATCTCAAGAAATTTTAAGAAATATAAATGGGGTTGATACTTCATTAGCTACTAAGATAAAAGAGAATATGTTTGTATTTGAAGATTTATTAAATTTAGAAACAGAGTATGTTATGAAAATCTTGCAAAATGTTGATACTGCTGATGTTGCTGTTGCTATGAAAAATGCAACAGAAGAGGATTTAGAAAAAATTACATCAGCTATGTCTCAAAGAGCAAGTGATAGATTTAAAGAAGAGTTTGAGATGCTTAATAAAGTCAAAATAAAAGATATTGAAGCAGCCCAAAGAAAAATGCTTGATGTAGCACAAAAGATGATTGAAGAGGGTGTAATCGATAGAGATATGGATGAGTAA
- the fliF gene encoding flagellar basal-body MS-ring/collar protein FliF, with protein MDQLFKFVNNLNAAQRAVIIGGFSLLFVLLVGLLIYSNIKAEDKKFNYIIASNLTKNQVMLASNELENSGVPFSVIGNGNDLTLKTSKEFINIAKIKLVTSEAATSKHVGWEIFEKSSLGTTNFENKVKYLRALEGELSRSLESLSGILRASVKIAIPKDTIFTERKTEPTASAVLTLKPGVFLTQKQIDGIKNFIASAVSDLKDGNIKLIDQDGALLEHSKDEIDNLQSLTQNKYKKKLESDYEKKIVSLLEPIVGPNRVVARVSVDLNFTKKHIQEEIFDPEGTIRSQETQENISSSQGGPGNNGAVAGVDSNIEEPQNGNGNNNSQSSNESTKTLTNYEISKKIIEEQDNNYSRIKKISAAVTFDSTILEDSENKEEFLASVESIVEETIGYEQKRGDKISVKSFKFVGLKALGNAAGQRVDENGNIIQEQSADTITMIKTLLKEFSEYIQYIIAAILLFIFYRKFIVNHEVVVLGDGTAKKKDQDGNDIDLVGDMLHGYEDEFNAQSAKGRLKAKIKSQIMNNLTGLDEEGAAKYEILIEELDKEINTNPSDMAKMIELLLSEGNSKFTSGKKKGK; from the coding sequence ATGGATCAACTTTTTAAGTTTGTAAATAATTTAAATGCTGCACAAAGAGCCGTGATAATTGGAGGTTTTTCTTTACTTTTTGTATTATTAGTAGGGTTATTAATTTACTCAAATATAAAAGCAGAAGATAAAAAATTTAATTATATAATTGCTTCAAACTTAACAAAAAATCAAGTAATGCTTGCAAGTAATGAGTTGGAAAATTCAGGAGTACCATTCTCTGTAATTGGAAATGGCAATGATTTGACTTTAAAAACTTCAAAAGAGTTTATTAATATTGCAAAAATAAAACTTGTTACAAGTGAAGCAGCAACTAGTAAACATGTTGGATGGGAGATTTTTGAAAAATCCTCTTTAGGAACAACAAATTTTGAAAATAAAGTTAAGTATTTAAGAGCTTTAGAAGGTGAACTCTCAAGATCATTAGAGTCACTTTCAGGTATTTTAAGAGCAAGTGTTAAAATAGCAATTCCTAAAGATACAATTTTTACAGAAAGAAAGACTGAACCAACAGCATCAGCTGTTTTGACATTAAAACCAGGAGTATTTTTAACTCAAAAACAAATTGATGGAATAAAAAACTTTATTGCTTCTGCTGTATCAGATTTAAAAGATGGAAATATAAAATTAATTGACCAAGATGGAGCTTTATTAGAACACTCTAAAGATGAGATTGATAACTTACAATCATTAACACAAAATAAATATAAAAAAAAGCTTGAGTCTGATTATGAAAAGAAAATAGTATCTTTGCTAGAACCAATTGTAGGCCCAAATAGGGTTGTAGCAAGGGTAAGTGTAGATTTAAATTTTACAAAAAAACATATTCAAGAAGAGATTTTTGATCCTGAGGGTACAATTAGAAGTCAAGAAACACAAGAAAATATCTCTTCTTCACAAGGTGGACCTGGAAATAATGGTGCAGTTGCAGGTGTTGATAGTAATATTGAAGAACCTCAAAATGGCAATGGCAATAACAATAGCCAATCTTCAAATGAATCAACAAAAACCTTAACAAATTATGAAATATCAAAAAAGATTATTGAAGAACAAGACAATAACTATTCACGTATTAAAAAAATAAGTGCAGCAGTAACTTTTGATTCTACAATACTTGAAGATTCTGAAAATAAAGAAGAGTTTTTAGCTTCTGTTGAATCAATTGTTGAAGAGACAATTGGTTATGAGCAAAAAAGAGGTGATAAGATTAGTGTAAAAAGCTTTAAGTTTGTTGGACTTAAAGCACTTGGGAATGCAGCTGGACAAAGAGTGGATGAAAATGGTAATATAATCCAAGAGCAATCAGCTGATACAATTACTATGATTAAAACTTTACTTAAAGAGTTTAGTGAATATATTCAATATATAATTGCAGCAATTTTATTATTTATTTTTTATAGAAAATTTATTGTAAATCATGAAGTTGTGGTATTAGGTGATGGAACTGCAAAGAAAAAAGATCAAGATGGCAATGATATTGATTTAGTTGGAGATATGCTTCATGGATATGAGGATGAATTTAATGCTCAAAGTGCTAAAGGAAGATTAAAAGCAAAAATCAAAAGTCAAATAATGAATAATTTGACTGGATTAGATGAAGAAGGCGCAGCTAAGTATGAAATCTTAATTGAAGAACTTGATAAAGAGATAAATACTAATCCATCTGATATGGCAAAAATGATAGAGTTACTACTATCAGAGGGTAATTCAAAATTTACATCAGGTAAGAAAAAAGGTAAATAA
- the flgB gene encoding flagellar basal body rod protein FlgB, giving the protein MKPSSVTDTLFNQLNFRGDRQKVISSNIANINTPGYKTKELVFESELKKASSPSLQMYKTNPMHLSSSDNISNPNQKHLVEVKGLEEQNDGNNVNLDAQMSEMSKNKVIFDALQTAIKKDSRLFRSVIESSAKN; this is encoded by the coding sequence ATGAAACCAAGTAGCGTAACAGATACATTATTTAATCAGCTAAACTTTAGAGGTGACAGACAAAAAGTTATTTCAAGTAATATAGCAAATATTAATACACCTGGATATAAAACAAAAGAGTTAGTTTTTGAAAGTGAATTAAAAAAAGCAAGTAGTCCAAGCTTGCAAATGTATAAAACTAATCCAATGCATCTTTCATCTTCTGATAATATTTCAAACCCTAATCAAAAACATCTTGTTGAAGTAAAAGGATTAGAAGAACAAAATGATGGTAATAATGTTAACTTAGATGCACAAATGAGTGAAATGTCAAAAAACAAAGTTATTTTTGATGCGTTACAAACAGCCATTAAAAAAGATTCAAGACTATTTAGATCAGTTATAGAATCTTCTGCAAAAAATTAA
- a CDS encoding flagellar hook-basal body protein, whose amino-acid sequence MNQGTYPLAAAMVNQLNRVDMISNNLANANTRGFKQEGMTEGSFNHYLQRAESEGFTPNKVNTITNTVPKLNGKYINEEVGPIVATGNALDFALKDSNSFFKVLNDNGEVEYTRDGSFKILDNMLVDSKGRNILDNNNEPIATEDEYINLISVVKIDFKDLEKVGYNNYKTKEGAQIEQLELNDGEILQGSLEKSNINTVSTMVALIDANRRFQQTQKGITTIDELNAKVIDKIGNNTR is encoded by the coding sequence ATGAATCAAGGAACATACCCCCTAGCAGCAGCAATGGTAAATCAACTAAATAGAGTTGATATGATTTCAAATAATCTTGCCAATGCAAATACAAGAGGTTTTAAACAAGAGGGAATGACTGAGGGTTCATTTAATCACTATTTACAAAGAGCTGAGAGTGAGGGGTTTACTCCAAATAAAGTAAATACTATTACAAATACAGTTCCTAAATTAAATGGCAAATATATAAATGAAGAAGTTGGACCTATTGTTGCAACAGGAAATGCATTAGATTTTGCATTAAAAGATTCAAACTCTTTTTTTAAAGTTTTAAATGATAATGGTGAAGTTGAATACACAAGAGATGGTTCTTTTAAAATTTTAGATAATATGTTAGTTGATTCAAAAGGTAGAAATATCCTTGATAATAACAATGAACCAATTGCTACAGAAGATGAGTATATAAATTTAATTTCTGTAGTTAAAATTGATTTTAAAGATTTAGAAAAAGTAGGGTACAACAACTATAAGACAAAAGAAGGTGCACAAATTGAGCAACTTGAGCTAAATGATGGAGAAATACTCCAAGGTTCATTAGAAAAATCAAATATTAATACAGTTTCAACAATGGTTGCTTTAATTGATGCAAATAGAAGATTTCAACAAACTCAAAAAGGTATAACTACTATTGATGAGTTAAATGCAAAAGTTATTGATAAAATAGGAAATAATACTAGATGA
- a CDS encoding response regulator, giving the protein MKILIVDDSSTMRRIIGNVVMQLGFSKEDFDEAEDGVKAWKLLSESHFDIILTDWNMPNMNGLELVKKVRSEGNHQKTPIIMITTEGGKSEVITALKAGVNNYIVKPFSADILKEKLDGVLKN; this is encoded by the coding sequence ATGAAAATTTTAATAGTTGATGATAGTTCTACAATGAGGAGAATCATTGGTAATGTTGTAATGCAGTTAGGCTTTTCAAAAGAAGATTTTGATGAAGCAGAAGATGGAGTTAAAGCGTGGAAACTTCTTTCAGAATCACATTTTGATATAATCTTAACTGATTGGAATATGCCAAATATGAATGGACTTGAATTAGTAAAAAAAGTAAGATCAGAAGGTAATCATCAAAAAACTCCAATTATTATGATTACTACAGAAGGTGGTAAATCAGAAGTTATTACAGCTTTGAAAGCGGGAGTTAATAACTATATTGTTAAACCATTTAGTGCAGATATTTTAAAAGAAAAACTTGATGGAGTGTTGAAAAACTAA
- the flgG gene encoding flagellar basal-body rod protein FlgG, with the protein MIRGLYTAATGMNSQQSQIDVTSNNIANVNTLGFKKDRAEFQDLMYETLNYTAGQTSETTRNPTGIDVGMGVRVSGVQKSFLQGDLKSTGNPLDIAIEGNGFFRITMPDGEAAYTRSGAFKVNDEGAIVNANGYQLDPEIVIPDNVIKLTIAKDGLITATDKATETVVTLGQITMSDFINPAGLAPIGESLFKETEASGAALDGNPTENQLGNLRQGMIELSNVKLVNEMVDLITAQRAYEANSKAITTTDEMLDIVNRLKR; encoded by the coding sequence ATGATTAGGGGCTTATACACTGCTGCAACTGGAATGAATTCCCAGCAGAGTCAAATTGATGTTACTTCAAATAACATCGCAAATGTAAATACATTAGGTTTTAAAAAAGATAGAGCTGAGTTTCAAGACTTAATGTATGAAACATTAAACTATACAGCGGGGCAAACTTCTGAAACTACAAGAAATCCAACTGGAATTGATGTGGGAATGGGAGTTAGAGTTTCAGGTGTACAAAAAAGCTTCTTACAAGGTGATTTAAAATCAACAGGTAACCCCCTTGATATTGCAATTGAGGGAAATGGTTTTTTTAGAATAACTATGCCTGATGGCGAAGCTGCATACACTAGAAGTGGAGCATTTAAAGTAAATGATGAGGGTGCAATAGTAAATGCTAATGGTTACCAATTGGATCCTGAAATTGTAATTCCTGATAATGTAATAAAACTTACAATTGCAAAAGATGGTTTAATAACAGCTACTGATAAAGCAACTGAAACAGTTGTTACTTTAGGGCAAATTACAATGTCAGATTTTATTAATCCAGCAGGACTTGCACCAATTGGAGAATCTCTTTTTAAAGAAACAGAAGCATCAGGAGCAGCACTTGATGGAAATCCAACAGAAAATCAATTGGGTAATCTAAGACAAGGTATGATTGAGCTTTCAAATGTAAAATTAGTAAATGAAATGGTTGATTTAATTACAGCACAACGTGCTTATGAAGCCAACTCTAAAGCTATAACAACAACAGATGAAATGCTTGATATTGTTAATAGACTAAAAAGATAA
- the rimM gene encoding ribosome maturation factor RimM (Essential for efficient processing of 16S rRNA), which translates to MSIDKIYVARLGKTVGLKGDLKIFLDSDFPNQFKTGATFTTNKNLTLKVISYNKSRQIIKFEDFEDIELAKKLTNQELFTTKNKTKENCQLEKHEHFWFDIMDCIIYEDSKKLGKVIDIHRYPLNDYLEIKTDESLVKEGLPQVFLLPYILETYILNVNIKDKSIEVQKAFDILENS; encoded by the coding sequence ATGTCTATAGATAAAATTTACGTAGCAAGATTGGGAAAAACAGTAGGATTAAAAGGAGATTTAAAAATCTTCCTTGATTCTGACTTTCCTAATCAATTTAAAACTGGTGCTACATTCACAACTAACAAGAACCTTACACTAAAAGTTATATCTTATAATAAATCAAGACAAATCATAAAATTTGAAGATTTTGAAGATATAGAACTTGCAAAAAAATTAACAAATCAAGAATTATTCACTACAAAAAATAAAACCAAAGAAAATTGTCAATTAGAAAAACATGAACATTTTTGGTTTGATATTATGGATTGTATAATTTATGAAGATAGTAAAAAATTGGGTAAGGTTATTGATATTCATAGATATCCACTTAATGACTATTTAGAAATTAAAACTGATGAAAGTTTAGTAAAAGAAGGCTTGCCTCAAGTGTTTTTACTTCCTTATATTTTAGAAACTTATATTTTAAATGTTAATATAAAAGATAAAAGTATTGAGGTTCAAAAGGCATTTGACATATTAGAAAACTCTTAA
- a CDS encoding KH domain-containing protein, whose amino-acid sequence MIVNFIENYAKLIVSEPNEVKISQEKIDDTFTEITVYANSADIGKLIGKNGNMINALKVMANGCKAKDGVSYKIQVLAND is encoded by the coding sequence ATGATAGTAAATTTTATAGAAAACTATGCCAAACTTATTGTTAGCGAACCAAATGAAGTAAAAATTTCTCAAGAAAAAATTGATGATACTTTTACTGAAATAACTGTTTATGCAAATAGTGCAGATATTGGAAAACTAATTGGTAAAAATGGTAATATGATTAATGCATTAAAAGTTATGGCAAATGGTTGTAAAGCTAAAGATGGTGTATCTTATAAGATACAAGTATTAGCAAACGATTAA